A stretch of Lactuca sativa cultivar Salinas chromosome 6, Lsat_Salinas_v11, whole genome shotgun sequence DNA encodes these proteins:
- the LOC111900020 gene encoding uncharacterized protein LOC111900020, with amino-acid sequence MGKSTQDLHAAARSGDIVAVQTIITSNPLSVNSRDRHSRTPLHLAAWAGQTQVVNILCKNKADIGASAMDDMGAIHFASQKGHLEVVKTLVSSGVTIKSTNRKGMTPLHYAVQGSYIDLIKYLVKKGANISIKNKAGKSALDLASNEEILSLLSSPTESKETDKNDTDSKTEDQESQPKTESCEKEDDGKQKDESVKRKVQDDVGNEVINVGIKKTKVSLNHLITSDDTQEEED; translated from the exons ATGGGGAAGTCGACGCAAGATCTTCACGCTGCAGCTCGATCAGGTGACATCGTTGCCGTACAGACGATCATCACCTCTAATCCGTTGTCTGTCAACTCCAGGGATAGACACTCCAGAACACC ACTACATTTAGCAGCATGGGCAGGTCAGACACAGGTGGTGAACATCCTTTGCAAGAACAAGGCAGACATTGGTGCATCTGCCATGGATGACATGGGTGCAATTCACTTTGCTTCTCAAAAAGGTCATTTAGAGGTGGTAAAGACACTTGTATCATCTGGAGTTACCATCAAATCTACAAATCGCAAGGGCATGACTCCACTTCACTATGCTGTTCAAGGATCTTACATTGATCTCATCAAGTACTTGGTTAAAAAAGGTGCAAATATAAGTATAAAAAACAAAGCTGGGAAGAGTGCTCTAGATCTTGCAAGTAATGAAGAGATCCTTTCATTGTTAAGTTCTCCAACCGAATCAAAAGAAACTGATAAGAATGACACTGACTCAAAGACTGAAGATCAAGAAAGTCAACCGAAAACAGAGAGTTGTGAAAAGGAAGATGATGGAAAACAGAAAGATGAATCAGTGAAGAGAAAGGTTCAGGATGATGTTGGCAATGAGGTGATTAATGTAGGGATTAAGAAGACAAAAGTTTCTCTTAATCATCTTATAACATCAGATGACACACAAGAAGAGGAGGATTAG
- the LOC111885731 gene encoding 60S ribosomal protein L13-1, which produces MVKHNNVIPNGHFKKHWQNYVKTWFNQPARKTRRRNARQAKAVKDFPRPAGKLRPQVHGQTLKYNMKLREGRGFSLEELKAAGIPKKLAPTIGIAVDHRRRNRSLEGLQANVQRLKTFKAKLVIFPRRARKIKAGDSTPEELASATQVQGSVLPIVREKAAAEFVKVTEEMKSFSAYSKLRVERTNKRHLGARLKRAAEAEKEEKK; this is translated from the exons ATGGTTAAGCATAACAATGTCATTCCAAATGGTCACTTCAAGAAGCATTGGCAGAACTATGTCAAGACATGGTTCAACCAACCTGCACGCAAAACAAGGAGAAGAAATG CTAGACAAGCAAAGGCTGTGAAAGATTTCCCAAGGCCAGCTGGAAAGCTTCGTCCCCAGGTTCATGGACAAACCCTGAAATACAACATGAAACTTAGGGAGGGAAGAGGATTTTCTCTGGAAGAGCTTAAG GCTGCTGGTATTCCTAAGAAGCTTGCTCCAACCATTGGCATTGCTGTGGACCATCGGCGCAGGAACCGTTCATTGGAGGGTCTTCAAGCTAATGTCCAGAGGCTCAAGACATTCAAGGCTAAATTGGTCATTTTCCCAAGACGTGCAAGGAAGATTAAG GCTGGTGACTCTACCCCAGAGGAGCTTGCAAGTGCTACACAGGTTCAAGGGTCAGTGCTGCCAATTGTTAGGGAGAAGGCAGCTGCTGAGTTTGTGAAGGTGACTGAGGAGATGAAGTCATTCAGTGCTTATTCCAAGCTGCGTGTTGAGAGGACAAACAAACGACATTTGGGTGCAAGGCTCAAGAGGGCAGCTGAAGCTGAGAAGGAAGAGAAGAAGTAG
- the LOC128126690 gene encoding tyrosine--tRNA ligase, chloroplastic/mitochondrial-like: MAAAAASMLKTTFFILKPTYKIPISSSLFQSPFIRSIPNKRTLHYNNRRHYQLTRKFCSSQLTQEQSHTSRSNVIEILEERGLLEAITGDNLRSICTDSSLRVYCGFDPTAESLHLGNLIGIIVLSWFLRCGHSAVALVGGATGRVGDPSGKSLERPELDIASLERNIAGISDIILKVLGHISTDNNSIKVLNNYDWWKDVKLLDFLKDVGRFARVNTMMAKESVKRRLEASDQGLSYTEFTYQLLQGYDFVHLFKTENITVQIGGSDQWGNITAGTELIRKLHQSDSAYGLTFPLLLKSDGTKFGKSEDGAIWLSPSMLSPYKFYQYFFSIPDSDVVRFLKILTFLSLDEIKEIEIEMKSTGYLQNSAQKRLAEEVTRFVHGEDGLQEAIKATEALKPGSETRLDWKTIEGIAEDVPCCSLSYDEVLDLGVVDLSVSTGLIESKSAARRLLKQGGLYLNNGRVDNEGKKISVDDIVDGKVLLLSAGKKNKMVVRIA; encoded by the coding sequence ATGGCAGCGGCGGCTGCCTCCATGCTGAAAACAACCTTCTTCATCCTTAAACCCACATACAAAATTCCAATCTCCTCCTCTCTGTTTCAATCGCCTTTCATCCGATCGATACCCAACAAACGAACCCTACACTACAACAACCGACGGCATTACCAATTGACCCGCAAATTCTGCTCTTCACAATTAACCCAAGAGCAATCCCACACCAGTCGCTCCAACGTCATCGAAATACTTGAAGAAAGAGGCCTACTTGAAGCCATCACCGGCGATAACCTCCGTTCAATTTGCACAGATTCATCTCTTCGGGTCTACTGCGGCTTCGACCCTACCGCCGAAAGCCTCCACCTTGGTAACCTCATCGGAATCATCGTCTTGTCATGGTTCCTCCGATGCGGCCACTCCGCCGTCGCCCTCGTTGGAGGCGCCACCGGTCGGGTCGGTGATCCATCCGGTAAGTCCCTCGAACGCCCTGAACTCGATATCGCATCCCTAGAACGAAACATCGCGGGTATCTCCGATATAATCCTGAAAGTCCTCGGGCATATATCAACCGATAACAATTCAATCAAGGTTTTGAACAATTACGATTGGTGGAAAGACGTGAAATTGCTCGATTTCTTGAAAGACGTCGGGAGATTCGCTAGGGTTAACACAATGATGGCTAAAGAAAGTGTGAAAAGAAGATTAGAAGCCTCCGATCAAGGTCTAAGCTACACCGAATTCACTTACCAGCTCTTACAAGGCTACGACTTCGTTCACTTGTTCAAAACCGAAAACATCACAGTTCAAATCGGCGGATCAGATCAATGGGGAAACATCACTGCTGGAACTGAACTAATTCGAAAGCTTCATCAATCCGATTCTGCTTATGGTCTCACATTCCCTCTGTTACTAAAATCCGACGGCACAAAATTCGGGAAATCAGAAGACGGGGCAATCTGGCTTTCACCATCGATGCTATCACCTTACAAATTCTACCAGTATTTTTTCTCAATTCCTGATTCCGATGTTGTGAGATTCTTAAAGATTCTTACGTTTTTGAGCTTGGATGAGATCAAGGAGATTGAAATCGAGATGAAATCAACCGGGTATTTGCAGAATTCTGCACAGAAAAGGTTGGCTGAAGAGGTGACGAGATTTGTTCATGGGGAAGATGGATTACAGGAGGCGATTAAGGCTACTGAGGCTTTGAAACCAGGGTCTGAGACCCGATTGGATTGGAAGACGATTGAGGGGATTGCTGAAGATGTTCCTTGTTGTTCTTTGAGTTATGATGAGGTTTTGGATCTTGGTGTTGTTGATTTATCAGTTTCTACTGGATTGATTGAGAGTAAATCGGCTGCAAGGAGGCTGTTGAAGCAAGGTGGATTGTATTTGAATAACGGGAGAGTTGATAACGAAGGAAAGAAGATTAGTGTTGATGATATTGTGGATGGGAAAGTTCTGTTGTTGTCTGCTGGAAAGAAGAACAAGATGGTTGTAAGAATTGCATGA